A region of the Oceanihabitans sp. IOP_32 genome:
AAATTGTAACATCGGGTACCACGAACCATGTTATTAACAAAACTACAATAAAAGACACGTTTAATATAGATGTAGATGTTTACCAACACAAAACTTGTGGTAAAAATCATATCGCTTATAATTTAAATTAAACCGAAAAATGAAAACATTCACAACATGGACTAAAGAGGGGGCTGCACTTGAGCAAGAAATGGAGGACAGCCACCTTAACCAGTGGCAACAAACCATTAGCGAATATCTACCAGAAGATTTTAAAGACTATGCAGTCTTAGATTTTGGCTGTAGTCAGGGGGCTTTTTTAAAACACCTTTACAAAAAGTACCCATTTAAAAATGCTGTTGGTATAGATTTATCTGTAGAGGCTATTAAAACCGCTAATCAGAGAAAAGAAAATTTACCTGTAAGCTACTATACAACTGAAGAATTTGCAAACAAAACGCCTCAAAAATTTGATGTCGTAGTAAGTAATTCTGTCTTATTTTTTATTGAAGATTTAGAGGCTCATGCACAACAAATTTTTAATTATTTAAACGAGAATGGTGTCTATTACTTCACTTTTACTGACTTTAGTAAACTGTCTAACCTCAATCGCTTTATCGAAAAAATAGACCAGTGGGCAAACACGCCATTAGTGTTGCACACCTTAGACGATATTGTTAAAGTTTTCAATAAAAACGGTTTTGAAGTTCAGCTAAAGCAATTTGAAGCCAATAATTTTATCACTTTTAATAGTAAAGACGATTTGTATGCCAATGCTTACGAAAGGCTTACTATGCTTAAACATAAATACTTATTTAGATTAACTAAAACCAATTTTTAATTAAACACAAAAATGAAAAACAAATTTTTTACAGTCCTTTTATGCTTGTATAGTCTTACAAGTATGGCGCAAAACATTACAATTACTGGAACCGTTACCGATGAAGGCAATGTTCCCATTCCTGGTGTTTCCATTGTTTTAGAAAACACCTCCACTGGAACCGCAACAGATTTTGACGGTAAATACACCTTACAAGTACCTCAAGATGGACAAGCTCTATTATTTTCTGCTATCGGTTTTAGAACCATTAAAAAAGATATCAGTGCACAACAAAACCAAGTGCTTAATGTAAGGTTGCAAGAAGAAATTACGCAGTTAACCGAGGCTACCATAAAAATGGAGCGTCGATTAAAAGTTAACAAGCTTAACATTAAAAATCTTGAAGCGCCTATGACAACGCATACCATTAGTGCTAAGTTATTAGACCAAATGGATATTACGAATATCGAAGATGCCTCAAAAAGTATTGCAGGCTTACATTCTGTAAATCGTTACGGCGGATTCCACTTCTTTAATATTAGAGGTTTTGATAATTTTGTTTTATTATATGACGGTATTAGAGACGAACGCCATACCATTACCCGTAGTGCCCCAGTTGCCAATTTTGCCAACGTAGAGCGTATAGAAATGCTTAAAGGGCCTTCAAGTACAATGTTTGGACATTCTGCTTTAGGTGGTATTGTTAATATTATTAGAAAAAAACCGACAAACGAGTTGTCTGGTAATTTTAAATTTACAGCTGGAAGCTACGATACTTACAACATGGTTGCAGGTGTTGGAGGGCCACTTACCGATAAAATTCGTTATAGGTTTGATGCTGGTATTGGTAAGACCGACGGTTGGAAAGATGTTAAAGAAAACACTAACAACATGTCTTTGCATTTAGACTATAGAATAGACGATAGAAACAAATTAGACTTATACGCACAGTATAATAACGACTATTACGGACCAGATACAGGTGTTCCTGGAACTCCAGATGGTAAGCCATTAGCGGGTATTAATCCAGAAACTAACTTTGCAAATCCAAACGATTATTTAACAAATGAGAAAACAGAATTTCAATTAAAATACACTCATTTTTTCAACAATGGTTCAACCTTAACCAATAACTTATCTTATTACGATGATAGTATGGATTACTTAATGGATGAGGTGTTGTTTTATAACACGACAACAGAAACTTTCTCGAGAAGAAATGGCCCTTATCATTTTAATCATATCACAAAGCCATTAAGTAACCAATTAGATTACACATTCTATTTCGATACAGGTTCGCTTAAGCACAAAAGTATTGCAGGTACGTCGTTTACCTATCTAGATAGAGAAACCATTTATGGCGATATTGTTGTTGGAGACTCAGAATTAGATTTACCTGTAGATAATTTCGTTAATCCGGGAGTGAGACAAGTAACACCTGCAAGAGCAATTTCTATAAAAGAATATGTGACTGGAGTTTATTTTCAAGATTGGATCACGTTTTCTGATAGATTTAAAGTACTTTTAGGAGGTAGATTAGATATTTTTAGCGGTACTTACGATTTAAATCGTAATCCAATAGGTACGCCTCCAGATACATTTTCAGATACAAAAACCGATTTTAGCTACAGGGTAGCAGTATCTTACCAGCCAGTTAAAGACTTTTTAACTACTTACGCTTCGGTATCGAGTTTCTTCAAGCCTACACGTTCTCAAGACACTAGAACTGGGAAGTTATTTATACCAGAATCGGGTTATCAAATAGAAGGTGGTGTGAAGTTAGAAGAAACAGACAAATTAAATGTAACGTTGTCTGGATTCTACATTAAGAAAAACGATTTAATTATTGGCCATAATAGTAGAAGTCAAGTTGAAAGTGCAACGTCTACAGGTATCGAATTAGATGCCGACGCGCAACCTGTAAAAGGCTTATACCTTAAGTTAGGCTATGCTTATACAAATGCTTATTTCGATAAATATACACCAGATCCAGGAACCACAGACCTGTCTAAAAATAAAACGCCTTGGACACCAGAACATCAAATAAACTCATGGATTAATTATGAATTCGATAACTATTTTAAAGGTTTAGGTGTTGGCTTCGGTGTTAACTATGTTGGTAAGGCTTACCAAAATCCAAGTAACACACAAAGTTTACCAGCTTATACGGTTATG
Encoded here:
- a CDS encoding class I SAM-dependent methyltransferase → MKTFTTWTKEGAALEQEMEDSHLNQWQQTISEYLPEDFKDYAVLDFGCSQGAFLKHLYKKYPFKNAVGIDLSVEAIKTANQRKENLPVSYYTTEEFANKTPQKFDVVVSNSVLFFIEDLEAHAQQIFNYLNENGVYYFTFTDFSKLSNLNRFIEKIDQWANTPLVLHTLDDIVKVFNKNGFEVQLKQFEANNFITFNSKDDLYANAYERLTMLKHKYLFRLTKTNF
- a CDS encoding TonB-dependent receptor, coding for MKNKFFTVLLCLYSLTSMAQNITITGTVTDEGNVPIPGVSIVLENTSTGTATDFDGKYTLQVPQDGQALLFSAIGFRTIKKDISAQQNQVLNVRLQEEITQLTEATIKMERRLKVNKLNIKNLEAPMTTHTISAKLLDQMDITNIEDASKSIAGLHSVNRYGGFHFFNIRGFDNFVLLYDGIRDERHTITRSAPVANFANVERIEMLKGPSSTMFGHSALGGIVNIIRKKPTNELSGNFKFTAGSYDTYNMVAGVGGPLTDKIRYRFDAGIGKTDGWKDVKENTNNMSLHLDYRIDDRNKLDLYAQYNNDYYGPDTGVPGTPDGKPLAGINPETNFANPNDYLTNEKTEFQLKYTHFFNNGSTLTNNLSYYDDSMDYLMDEVLFYNTTTETFSRRNGPYHFNHITKPLSNQLDYTFYFDTGSLKHKSIAGTSFTYLDRETIYGDIVVGDSELDLPVDNFVNPGVRQVTPARAISIKEYVTGVYFQDWITFSDRFKVLLGGRLDIFSGTYDLNRNPIGTPPDTFSDTKTDFSYRVAVSYQPVKDFLTTYASVSSFFKPTRSQDTRTGKLFIPESGYQIEGGVKLEETDKLNVTLSGFYIKKNDLIIGHNSRSQVESATSTGIELDADAQPVKGLYLKLGYAYTNAYFDKYTPDPGTTDLSKNKTPWTPEHQINSWINYEFDNYFKGLGVGFGVNYVGKAYQNPSNTQSLPAYTVMNGTLYYNATSNVRIGLNIENLADELYFDNSLSEDDLYYYDPAYASEQATHQIYPGRGRNFKLSVSYNF